The DNA segment CTAATACAACCAAATCCTAACTTAGGAACAACACTAGATAACACAGTGAACTAGGAAATTAAAATACTACTAATACTCGGAAACTTCAAAACACTAAACGTACACTTGACACAAACATAGGAAAATTGGACATGCATGCAACAAAAAGTTTCTAGGGTTTGATACCACCAATGCCACCAAGACCACCAACTCCACCACCAATGCCACCAAGACCACCAACTCCACCACCAATGCCACCAAGACCACCAACTCCACCACCAACACCTAAACCACCAACACCACCAAGTCCTCCGGCACCGCCAGCTGCTCCGCCAATGCCACCAAGCCCGCCGAGCCCTCCAATTCCACTGACACCGCCTATTCCACCTCCGACGCCCATGCCGCCGCCAATTCCACCAAGAGTTGGCAATACACCAGCATAGCCACCAACTCCTGCCCAGCCACCAACGCCACCAAATGTCATGAAATTCTTTTGGTCATCAAGTCCTTCACTAGGTGTTGGAGCTGTACTTATAACCTCAGTGTTTACAGTTAAACCATGAGTTTGAACCTCATGAGCCTGAGGTAGACAAATTAGGAACGACTTCTTTTAGAAACAATAATATATGAAATGATgatacaatataatattttatatatagtttaactTTTATACATTAATAGTTATAAAAAAAGTTATAATATCATGTCACACTATCCATAAAAAGTGTGACTTAAAAGATACACTATCTATCATGCCACTGATAAGGTGAAAAAATAACTATAGTGTCCCGTCCATAATTAATGTTACACGaagtgtatataagttaaatctttATATGTACTGAAGTAACATTATCCTTgttcacaaaataaaataaaatggaaacCTGCGTCTGAGGCTCGTTTGGTTTGGACACTTCGGGAATATTTCTTGCTGTTGCATGGACAAGTACAAGTGCAAACACAAACATTACATACCAACTTGCCATTTTTTCTACTCTTACCCCTTTCTCTCTCTCAcgctcacacacacacacacaatggGATAAATTTTACTTCTGCTGCTGTGTGGTAAGGAAACAAATGGTGATGAGCAGGGGTTTTTAAAGGAGGGAAAGAAGGCAGAGGACAGTTGTGAGAAGTGAAGAAAGGGGCAAATATAGTAAATGAAGGGTATTAAACGCAGCCCTAACAATCTCGAGAGTGGCATTCTTTCTGTATTGCACAGTGTTAGGTAGATAAAAAGAAGGGATCATTTAACGTTTTAATGTCAACTCAATAACAACAAATTTCAAACAGTATATGTTTTTATGTCTCTCACGTTATTCAAGCCAATCAGGGGCCATGCATGCAATTTTTACGTGCTCTTTGCGCAACACTTGTTGTATCATAAGTAGGTCACATGACCaacaatatatttttaattaatgtGCTAAAATTACGTGAGATAATATAATAAGTCAAGGTTATGATGATTAATTTTATAAATTCAAGGCAAAAGATTGTACTATGAAGTAATCAATTCAAAAATCGTGTGACACTATCCTCAATTGTCTCAACTATTTCTGCCATCTCTTTGGTCACAAAATTAACTATGAGATATCTAAAATTATCTTGTCCAAAAACTGTTAGTGAAGATACTATGCACAATATTTTCTTCCATTTGGAAAGGGACGGATTTAGGTTATTTTTATGGTGCACGTGAACCCATGATCTTTCCGCCTAACTAggtatttatgtatatatttcgTAAATTTGATCTAATATTATTTGTTGGCATTCATGcttcaaaaaaattaaattgtaCACTTGATTGGATACTGAGTTATTTATCCAAAGTAACATGGATCGATTCTCGTTTAGAACTTTTTTTTCTCACTTTTTTAGAGGTGTACTTATGttctaaaattaaaaattttagatCTGTCTGATATGTCATAGGTTTAGAAAGTACTTAGGTTTTCCTATTCTTACTAACTCTCCTTAGCTATCTGATTATTGTTATATCCTTGACAAGATGTACGTTAGGCTCTCAAACATTGAAGGACTAACTTATGAATATAGCTGGTAGGACTACACTTGCATTCTCTACTCTTGGGGGTATTCCTTCTCATGCAATGTAATACACTTTATTACCCTTCTCTATTTTAGGACAACTATTCAGATATTATCAAAATAAATCATATCAAGCACTTGCAAATGTAAGTTCCTTGGCCATGTGGTTAGCTACCTCAAAATGGCGGTGATGAGACTAATTAATAAAGTAGCTACAGGTTCAATTTCCATAACTTTTATATTGATCGCCACTGATTGAAACTCTGTAAATAACGTATTTTCTACCAATTAATATTGTCTAAATACCTCCTATTTTGTGGATCAGAAAATCATACTAATGAAAACACTAGTAAGTGCGGTctccggtccactttaattgattttttttttgtgattcaCAATATTTTTAGATAACAAGTAGGAATTaactttatttttccaaaattgtcttggagtaaagagcctaagagtatttgttatatttttaatgaaCAAATTAGGATTAATATGATCAATTGCAttattaattaatactaaaagTTGAATTCCTTAATATATACTCCATCCGGtccactttaagtgattttttttggctcttttcacacatattaaggaatTCATCTTTcagcattaattaataataaaatcgatcatattaaccttaatttgctcattgaaaatataacaaactagtcttaggctctttactccaagggcaacttTGGAAAGaagaagttaattccttcttgatatttcaaaaaattaaatattatagatcacaaaaaaggccaaaaaattaCTTAAAGTAGACCAGAGTTAGTATGtaaaaacaatcaaaaaaatcaattaaagtgaacCGGAATAAATTATTCTTGAGATGTTGTAAAAAGAAACTAGAAATTCAGAACGAAAATTGGAACGAATCTATTGGGTTTAGGGAATCGCAGAAGAAGCTACCACATTTGTCAGGCCCATTAAAGGGAAACAAACGAAACAGAAAGCTAAACTTTTTCTCTGACTTCGAATGTGTAGGTGACCAGCTAGATGATGCAAAATATTGCAGTGAACTTACAAAACTTTACAcaatttaatatttttgttgACTGATCATCGAACCATCAATTAATGAACTTCTAACTGTATCCTAATATAATAAGTGTATTTCGCTTTATTATCATAGCTGTGATGAGATAAATAAAATTCATTCACCCTTGATCAAAGATTAAATAGtaataaatttaggatttaaattctACGGATTCAACCTTTAAGTTTCTTAGCGTTAAATTCATTGTATTGTTTATAAGTTCAAATCTATTACATgatttttatacataaatttaagTTTGCATCGAAACTACTTAGTTCAGATGAACCAGGTGCCCCAGCACTATATTTGCCTCTTAGCCTATGGTCTCAGGTTCGAGGCCCAGAATATAATAAATCTTggggatttttaccttcctatactacatatgaaactttattaccctccctaatcaagttttaacttaattacatggtatatacaatttaccaattatatacaaattagtattaatgagtattcctttatattagaaatttattagaAAATCGGTTATTTCTCATccctgctctctctctctctctctctctctctctctctctctctctctctctctctctctctctctctctctctctctctctttcccctgcgctctctctctctccctcctcctcctcctcctccttctctgttcttgtaacgatccggccagtcattttgagagtattagccccgaacccctaattattgctccctttatttcattttgtggttacaTAACTTACGGGAGGATTTATTTTtgatttcggagtggaatgagacacatAATCCCTAAattgagagtttaagttttaggaattgaccgtagtttgaattgggtgaagacgactccggaaggttccaatagctccgtatggtgattttgatactaggagcatgttcggatgttgaattggaggtccgtaggtcattttagcgtcaattggcggAAGTTagaaaattggataatttttggaaagattgaccgagagtggactttttgatatcagggtcggattccgatttcagaagttggagtaggtccgtaatatcaattatgtcttgtgtgcaaaatttgaagtcaatcagacttgatttgataggctttggcatcagatgtagaagtttgaagtttcaaagtccattaggcttgaatcaatgtgcAATTCACGTTTTtaccattgtttgatgtgatttaaaggctcgactaagttcgtatgatattttacgGCTGGCTGGTATATTtagtcgaggtcccgggggcttcgggtggatttcggatggctaacggattAAATTTAGACTTGTGAGAATGGCAgaagtgcaccagttctggtgcaatcgcacctgcgcaagattaactgcaggtgcgagctcacagaagcgagCATTTAGGCGCAGATGTAGGGCTGGAGGAAATGGcatgtggtcgcaggtgcgacgtaAAGGCCGCATAAGCGAACGAGTGCTTGGGAGGCCTGTCCGTAGAAGCGGACGtgtttgcgcagatgcgcacccgCATGAGCGAGCTTTGAACCGCAGTAGCGGAATTGGGCAAGGAAGTTGGGACCGCAAAAGCGGCTTggaggctcgcagaagcgaatcCACAGAAGTAGAGTGAGGGGACGCAGGAGCGGAAGAAGCCGCAGATGAGGGTGAGCGGTCGTTTCTGCGACGCCGCATAAGCGGTTAAGTTTTCGCAGAGGCGGAAGTGCTGGCAGAACACTAAAATACTAGGGTTCGCGATAtttgcttcattttaaacattttgagctcgggttttggcgattcttgagagaatttttggagggatttcttgaggtaagtcacttgtgatcattctTATCCAATAACATCATTTctccattgaatttcccacctagtttgtgtgtatttaaggtaaaatttggggggttgaggctagggatttggagagtttaatttggggatttgagtggcgatttggtattgaattttggtaaatttggtatagttggactcatggtcgaatgggtattcgtattttgtgatttttacccgattccgagatgtgggcccgggttgactttttgggacgATTTTTCAATTCTGTGCAAAAAttatagtttcattatttaaattagtttcttatagttatatttatagtatgaaattgttttggctagattcaaacGGATCGGAGTttaaaaatcgagggaaaggcattcttagtGACTGATTGAacttatttgaggtaagtgacttgtctaaccttgtgtgggggaatttcccttagaatttggtactgctgtaacaatttgtgatgtgtgagtgtcgtgtacgcgaggtgatgagtgcgtacacgggATAAATATGGAAATTCTAGTTCTTGATGAGTAGTcttcttttaattccttaacttagttgccttagcatgtgtagttatcatgtttagcctagtatcacatGCTTACGTGTCTTAACTATTACTTGCAATTTGTACAgtatgcttagttgaattacctgcttccttgattttgtattcagtctttaactataggattccttgctgtaaattcgttgttccatAAGTTATGAATTGTGTATTTacctttgggactacaaggcggtacctcgcgAGTTTCCTTAtcatatatttacttttgggactacgaggtggtacctcaggaGTTTCtcctgttgtgtgtttacttttaggactacgaggcggtacctccgGAGCTCCCCCTGTCgtttatttacatttgggactacgaggcggtacctcgggagcgccccctgttgtttacctctatttgttgtgttgttacCTTCCTGAAATTTCTCATTATTAAATTCTCAGtcgttttattatattattatatcttctgctttgtttcctttttattccagtagagccctgacctggcctcgttactactctaccgaggttaggcttggcacttattgggtactgttgtggaatactcatgctactcttctgcacatctttttgtgcagatccagtttCTTCTTATCAGGCTAGATACCAATGCGATAGCCGTTCGTGGAGACtccaaggtacatctgccagcgtccgcagatcTCGGAGTCCTCCTCTacccttattatgttgtttttccttattcttcttagactttgatatatagagacacttagtatttctcttagaagcttgtgacttatttctaccgggttttgggagttgtaattatttgaatcgcAGTTTCTATTTATATTTCATGTGTTGAGGTTTGAGTTTagtttatattctattattccaCACAAATGTTAGGCTTAACTAGACATAAAGACTAAGTATcgtcatgacatcctacggaagAAAATTTGGGttttgacaagttggtatcagagcactaggttcataggtgttatgagtcacaaacaggtttagtagagtctcgcggatctgtatggagacgtatgtacttatcttcgggaggctatggaatagtttgaaaattttcacttctttgattccttgtcgtgcgaacttgttgacttcgggattctaaacttctgtctttctattctctcacagatggtgagtacacaTATAGCTGGATCAGATGACCAAACACCCGctccccctgctagagccgcgagaggccggggacTTGGTAAAGGCCAATGGCGTCCACGTGGTGCATCCAGAGCACCCGCACAAGCTGCTAcaaaggagccaccagtagctccagttggaggtcAAGCACCTGAGATGCCTATTACTGCACCAGACCTCGatgagactctagcccagtttctaagCATGTTCAGTACTTTGGCTCAGGCAAGATTGAtgccacttgctcctgccacatctcaggacgagagaggagcacagactcccgttgcTGGTACCCAGAGCAGCGGGTctaggtcgaccaggttccaaaggtcgtaccaatgcagccggtagctccagttcagtCCGAGGTTAGGGTAGCAgtttctgaggcagagcagctcaggctcgagagatacaagaagtaccaccctcctactttcagtggcttggcgtcagaggattCCCAGGGTTTTCTCGAGGAGTGCCAccatatcctccgtactatgggtgttgcggagactagtgaggtttctttcactacgttccagcttagaggagcgacTTATAAGTGGTGGCGAGCTTATGAGTTAGGTAGTCCGgttgaggcatcttcactcacttggactcagttctcggatatgttcttgagggactaTGTCCCTCatagtctcagagatgcatgacgcgcagagtttgagcagttgcaccagggttctatgaccttGTCAGAGTATTCAGTCctattcagtgatttggctaggcatgcactagcTTTGGTTGCTACTCTTCAAGAGTGggttcgtcgatttattgagaggctcaaccccagtatcagatttagcatggcccaaaagttggagatagatattgcGTACCAGTAGGTAGTGGGAATTGCTAGGgggttggagggtatgctgacccgagagagagagaggagataGATGCCAAGAGATCTCGAGAGgctggcacttatagtggtaaTCGTGCCCCAACGACAGCTCGTCAGGGTAGGGGTTATATGGGTCActctgttcattcagcacttccagctgtCAGCGGTGctccggccactcctaggccctAATATCcctattatgcactgccagtatctagtgtACCTCCTGTTCGGGGTACTTTCAccggtcagtccagccgatcagACCTGAGCCAGTCGCAGAAGCCACGTCCCCCGAGAGcgtgttttgagtatggtgacactcgccatatggtgagggattgccccagacttaggaggggtacacctccacagatttctcaggcactGTGTCCTCCACTCGGTCcttaggctatggttacagcactagctaccaccccacctgcacagctaactagaggtggaggtcggacaggtagaggtcgccctagagggggaggccaggccagagaatccaggctccatttattcctatgtgtcatcttattttgcttcgtatttgggtgtatcctatgattctttgagttctcctatctatgtgtctacacccacaggtgattctattattgttgaccgtgtgtatcagtcgtgtttgattgttcttggtggtttggagaccagagtcgatttattattgctcagtatggtggatttcgatgttatttggacatggactggttgtctccctatcacgctatccttgattatcACTCCAAGACGATggcattggctatgccaggtctatcgcgtctagagtggagaggtaccttagatcatgttcctagtagggttgtctcatttctaaaggctcagcggatggttgagaagggtttgATGCATATCTGTCATATATGAGAGATGTTAATGCCGATACACCTACCGTCGAGTCAGTttcggtagtgagggattatctagACATATTTCTggcggatcttccgggcatgccatccgatagagatatcgactttggcattgatttgttaccgggcactcagcccatttttatttcaccctatcatatggccccagcagagttgaaagaattaaaggaacagttacaagagttgctcgataaggttttattcggcccagtgtgtcgccttggggtgctcctgtcttatttgtaaagaagaatgatTGTTCTAtgtgaatgtgtattgattatcgccagttgaacaaggttacaatgaagaacaggtatccgtTGCCAAATATAGATggcctatttgatcagcttcagggtgccagagtgttctctaagatcgacttgctttcaggatatcatcagttaaagattcgggagccagatatcccgaagactgctttcaggactcggtatggtcactacgagttccttgtgatgtcttttgggctgaccaacaccccaacaatattcatgcacttgatgaacaatatatttcagccatatcttgactcttttgtcattgtgtttattgatgacatttgggtgtactcccggagtcgggaggatcatgagcagcacctgaggactgtgcttcagaccttgagggaaaaaaagttatatgcaaaattttcgaagtATGAACtatggctagattcagtggcatttttggatcatgtagtatcgagtgaagggatcaaggtagatccgaagaagattgaagcagtgcaaagttggcccagaccatcctcagctacggagatccataggtttcttggcttggcggggtattgccatcgatttgtagagggtttctcgtatgttgcagcacctatgactagattgacccagaagggtgctccattcaggtggactgaagagtgtgaggagagctttcaaaagctcaagagcgctttgactacaacccagtgttagtgttgcctactagatcggggtcttatacggtgtattgtgatccATCAcgcattggtctcggcgcggtgttgatgcaggacggtagggtgattgc comes from the Nicotiana tabacum cultivar K326 chromosome 14, ASM71507v2, whole genome shotgun sequence genome and includes:
- the LOC107793809 gene encoding uncharacterized protein LOC107793809; protein product: MASWYVMFVFALVLVHATARNIPEVSKPNEPQTQAHEVQTHGLTVNTEVISTAPTPSEGLDDQKNFMTFGGVGGWAGVGGYAGVLPTLGGIGGGMGVGGGIGGVSGIGGLGGLGGIGGAAGGAGGLGGVGGLGVGGGVGGLGGIGGGVGGLGGIGGGVGGLGGIGGIKP